In Marinimicrobium koreense, the following are encoded in one genomic region:
- a CDS encoding SDR family oxidoreductase: protein MSKTVVITGANRGIGLSFVKRFIARGDKVYAACRQASDALANSGATIIDGVDVTDPKGVETLVAALEGVSIDLLINNAGILRDEQLGRLNVDSIRDQFETNALAPLLVTDALHKQLTKGGKVALITSRMGSIADNTSGGRYGYRMSKAALNAAGKSLAEDLKKQEVAVAILHPGLVGTEMIGGHGDITPDEAAQRLVQRIDELSLENTGTFWHSNGEVLPW, encoded by the coding sequence ATGAGCAAGACTGTGGTAATCACCGGCGCCAACCGCGGTATTGGCCTGTCTTTTGTGAAACGGTTTATTGCTCGGGGGGACAAGGTGTACGCCGCCTGTCGCCAGGCTTCGGATGCCCTGGCCAACAGCGGGGCGACCATTATCGACGGGGTGGATGTGACCGATCCCAAAGGCGTCGAGACGCTGGTGGCGGCGCTTGAAGGTGTATCGATCGACCTTTTGATCAACAACGCCGGTATCCTGCGGGACGAGCAGCTGGGGCGTTTGAACGTCGACAGTATCCGGGACCAGTTCGAAACCAATGCGCTGGCACCGCTTTTGGTGACCGATGCCCTGCACAAGCAGTTGACCAAGGGTGGCAAGGTCGCATTGATCACCAGCCGGATGGGATCCATCGCGGACAATACCAGCGGCGGTCGCTACGGCTATCGGATGTCCAAGGCCGCGTTAAACGCGGCGGGCAAGTCGTTGGCGGAAGATCTGAAGAAACAGGAGGTGGCGGTAGCCATCTTGCACCCCGGCTTGGTGGGTACCGAGATGATTGGTGGTCACGGGGATATCACGCCGGATGAGGCGGCCCAGCGGTTGGTGCAGCGGATTGATGAGCTGAGCCTGGAGAATACCGGGACCTTTTGGCATTCGAATGGGGAGGTGTTGCCTTGGTAG
- a CDS encoding glycoside hydrolase family 127 protein, translating into MRKLLPTLFAATLIAGCTQTNDRAEPQQTGVDTFPLTQVRLLDGSPFKRAEQTNLRYVYAMDPDRLLAPYLREAGLEPKKNTYGNWEGSGLDGHIGGHYLTSLALAYASTGDGEALRRLDYMLDELQRAQQANGNGYLGGVPGSKALWEEIERGEIDADLFALNGKWVPWYNVHKVYAGLRDAYLIAGREQALDMLIELSDWTIDLVDGLSDEQIQAMLRSEHGGMNEVFADLADITGEEKYLRLAKQFSHKQILDPLLQHQDELNGLHANTQIPKVVGYQRVAEVSGDPEWSEAADYFWRTVVYERSVAIGGNSVREHFHPTDDFSSMVSDREGPETCNTYNMLKLSRLLYDDAAELEYIDYYERALYNHILSSQHPDHGGLVYFTPMRPGHYRMYSQPEQAMWCCVGSGIENHFKYGELIYAHNDRDLYVNLFIPSRLTWEQAGITLAQETAFPDTDVTELTLEKGEGRFALKLRYPVWVEPGALEVSINGERVETKASPGEYVSIERNWQAGDIVRVTLPMTTRLEQLPDGSDYYAVLHGPIVLAAKTDVIQNEKLNFLSDDSRMGHIADGALCPPEATPVMVSEPEAFLEQLSPVPGQPMTFRASAGLDVADQDSVDLIPFYRVHDSRYTIYWPQANGDQSEARMKAERERLALDALTIDAVAPGEQQPESDHFFKGEDTEAGVHLGRHWRHASGWFSYELRDPQRQAKFLRITYFGGDAGRSFDILINGQTLAEVTLPEGKGADFYHVDYELPVEWVREAEEGVLTLKFEAKPGSIAGGIYGVRLLRDKP; encoded by the coding sequence ATGCGAAAACTTCTCCCCACACTATTCGCCGCCACCCTGATCGCAGGCTGCACCCAAACCAACGATCGGGCCGAACCGCAACAAACCGGCGTCGACACCTTCCCGCTCACCCAGGTCCGCCTGCTCGACGGCAGCCCCTTCAAGCGCGCCGAACAGACCAACCTGCGTTACGTTTACGCCATGGACCCGGACCGACTGCTTGCCCCCTATCTGCGCGAAGCGGGGCTGGAGCCGAAAAAAAACACCTACGGCAACTGGGAAGGCTCCGGGCTGGATGGCCACATAGGTGGTCACTACCTGACGTCGTTGGCGCTAGCCTACGCCTCCACGGGCGATGGTGAAGCCCTGCGTCGCCTGGATTATATGCTGGACGAACTTCAGCGCGCCCAGCAGGCCAACGGCAATGGTTACCTCGGCGGTGTGCCGGGCAGCAAAGCCCTGTGGGAAGAAATCGAGCGGGGCGAGATTGACGCCGACCTGTTCGCACTGAATGGCAAGTGGGTGCCCTGGTACAACGTGCACAAGGTCTACGCCGGCTTGCGCGATGCGTATCTGATTGCGGGCCGTGAACAGGCTTTGGACATGCTGATTGAGCTGTCGGACTGGACCATCGATCTGGTGGATGGCCTGAGCGATGAGCAGATTCAGGCCATGTTGCGCAGCGAGCACGGCGGCATGAACGAAGTGTTTGCCGACCTGGCGGACATTACCGGCGAGGAAAAATACCTGCGTCTGGCCAAGCAGTTTTCCCATAAGCAGATTCTGGACCCGCTGCTGCAGCATCAGGATGAACTGAATGGTCTGCACGCCAACACCCAGATCCCGAAAGTGGTGGGCTACCAGCGAGTCGCCGAAGTATCGGGCGACCCGGAATGGTCTGAGGCGGCGGATTACTTCTGGCGCACGGTGGTGTACGAACGTTCCGTGGCCATCGGTGGCAACAGCGTGCGTGAGCACTTCCATCCGACCGATGATTTCAGCTCCATGGTCAGCGATCGGGAAGGGCCGGAAACCTGTAACACCTACAACATGCTCAAGCTCTCCAGGCTGCTGTACGACGATGCCGCCGAGCTGGAATACATCGACTACTACGAGCGGGCACTGTACAACCACATCCTGTCCAGTCAGCACCCGGATCACGGCGGCCTGGTGTATTTCACGCCGATGCGTCCGGGGCACTACCGGATGTACTCCCAGCCGGAACAGGCCATGTGGTGCTGTGTCGGTTCGGGGATTGAAAACCACTTCAAATACGGCGAACTGATTTACGCCCACAACGATCGGGATCTCTACGTCAATCTTTTCATCCCGTCCCGTCTGACCTGGGAGCAGGCCGGTATCACCCTGGCCCAAGAAACCGCCTTCCCCGATACCGACGTGACCGAGCTGACGCTGGAAAAAGGCGAGGGCCGTTTTGCCCTGAAGTTGCGCTATCCCGTCTGGGTTGAGCCCGGTGCGCTGGAGGTGTCCATCAATGGTGAACGTGTAGAGACCAAGGCCTCTCCCGGTGAGTATGTCAGCATCGAACGGAACTGGCAGGCGGGCGATATAGTCCGGGTTACCCTGCCCATGACCACCCGGTTGGAGCAGCTGCCGGACGGTTCGGATTATTACGCCGTACTTCATGGCCCCATCGTGTTAGCCGCCAAAACCGATGTGATTCAAAATGAGAAACTGAACTTCCTCAGCGATGACAGCCGTATGGGACATATCGCCGACGGCGCTCTCTGCCCACCCGAGGCGACACCGGTGATGGTCAGCGAGCCAGAGGCGTTTCTGGAACAGTTGTCGCCGGTACCGGGTCAGCCGATGACCTTCCGTGCTAGCGCCGGACTGGACGTGGCCGATCAGGACAGCGTGGATCTGATACCCTTCTATCGGGTGCACGACAGCCGCTACACCATCTACTGGCCCCAGGCCAATGGTGACCAGAGCGAAGCGCGGATGAAAGCCGAGCGGGAGCGCCTGGCGTTGGACGCACTGACCATTGATGCGGTGGCTCCGGGAGAGCAGCAGCCGGAATCGGATCACTTCTTCAAAGGTGAAGATACCGAGGCAGGAGTTCATCTCGGACGCCACTGGCGCCACGCATCCGGTTGGTTCAGCTACGAGCTGCGCGATCCCCAGCGCCAGGCCAAGTTCTTGCGCATCACCTACTTCGGGGGCGATGCCGGTCGCTCATTCGATATTCTGATCAATGGCCAGACATTGGCCGAAGTGACCTTACCGGAAGGGAAGGGCGCGGATTTCTATCATGTGGACTACGAACTGCCGGTAGAGTGGGTCCGTGAAGCCGAAGAGGGCGTACTGACCCTCAAATTCGAAGCCAAGCCCGGCTCCATAGCCGGCGGCATCTACGGCGTCCGCCTGCTGCGCGATAAACCTTGA